ATAGGTTGATGATAGTTGGGCGTTTGAAGCATTCAGTGGTCACATTTCCAGACTTTTTCTCTAGCTTTAAAAGGGAGCAGATTTGAAGTGACAGATGAGATTCCTCAGCAGTAATCTGGTTTTAACCAGAAGGAAACCCATCACCCATCCCTCAGGAAGGGATTTGTGGGaaacctgcaggagctggggacacCACAACAAAGCGCATTTCCTCCAGCCCCGACCTGAACAAGTATTCAAATCTGAACAGGGATTACTGGAGCGAATaggtcctgcagggctgggctgaaaGCTGCTCTTTACTCCTCAGAGTTTTGCTGCGCAGGACCATCTTCTCGGTGCTCTTCTGGGAGAATTGCTTTTCCTGCGGTGCTTTGAACTCCTGCGTGTGAGGAGGATTGATCTCCCGGCTCCCCCTGTGGCCGCCCCGGCTCTGTGTCTGCCGGGcgctctgccctgggctgctcccgGCGCTGCTGCGGCTCCAGGCACACGGGCTCCAGCAGTCCTGGGTTGGCTCTATCCAGGATGGGCACGTCCCTCGTGGCTGCATCTGCAGCAGGGCTCGGaaaggggctctgtgtcccaccgTCCTCCGGGACAGCGGGGCTGTTCCCTGTTCCTTCCTCCCCATACATCGCAATTCCCGCCTGTtcctctggctgcagcctctCACCTCCCGCCCCTGCATACCGCACACCTGGTTTGCTCTCCGCCTCTGCCTTTGCCTCCTGAGGCGGAGCCCAGCTCTCCACCAGCCACGGTGCTTGTGCCCCCCTGGGCACGCTCTCTACCCTCGTACcatctgtccccaggctggctgaGGACGGTCGCTCCTCCTTGAACTCCACACATTCCGCTGCATCTTCACTCTTCATCTTCTGGCTCACCTGAATTTCTGCCACAGCCACTTCGCTCAACTCGTAGATCCCATTATGGTGCTCCTGCAACTTCAGCAGCTCACCCTCGCAGACCTCCTTTATGTTCTCAGCTGGAGTATCTGCTGGGATCTCAACTGTCAGCGTCAGCAAGCTCCTTATCTCATTCACATCATCGGGGGATTTACAACTCTTTTCTTCTGACTGGCTGTCTTTTTTAGGACTATCCCCATACTCTGCTTTCCCTGTCTTTTCATCTTGGGAGACAATCTTTGTCTCAGTACTCTCACCACTTTCTTTTTTACCATCCCCTTCAAACCCTGTTCCTACTGCATTTTCACTCTGAGATAATTTTCCCATAGTTTCATTTTCTATGTTACTTTTCTTTTCTGCACTCGCTAAAATCTCTGTATCTGCTACACTCTCAGGTGGGAAAGTGAGCTTTATCTCAGACACTTTTTCCTGTGCTGTTCTTGCTttctcagtgctgctggcagacacACCAGCTGTTACTGTTTGACTCCCTGAAGTCACCTCTTCTTCCACGGCTCCTTCAGGTACTTTCAGTTCTTTTTTAGGGCTAGCTTCAGAATTTTTTACTGCAGTGTCAGTACCAGAAGCTACTTTTTCCTCCATGGCTTTTTGCTGTGCCTTGAGTTCTCCCTCAGTGCTCACTACACACTCTGATACATTCTCCAATGCActttttccctctgcagctccttgtTTAGTGTGGCCAGCCGAAGGGGACTCCTGTTTGTCACCAATGTCTGTAACAGCCACTGCTTCCCTCCTGCTGGCCTGATCACCAGCTGCACTAGCAGAGGCGCCTGCCTCTTTGTCTGGTGACTTTCCCTCCTCAGCATCCTTCTCCCAGACGATTTTCCCTGTCACGACGAGCGTTTCGTCCCCGTGGCTCTCGGTGTCCGAGCCCTCGGCTCGGGGAGCTGCGGGAGCCTTGGCGGGGGTGCCCTGTGCGGATCCCACGGGGGTCCTCAGCTCCGTCAGGCTGGACACGCTCTCGCAGGGCACATTCAGGTTATCCTCAAACAGGTTGTGCTTCCTCAAAACAGCAGCTTCGTTGATCACTGAATAAAACAGAAACACCACACTGCTTTGGGAAGGCTGACAGAGGCACAGGGAAGAACATACAGTGCTTTCCCAAGTTTATATTATACGTTTTGATATTAAACACAACACTAATGTTCATTTTCAGCTTCCTTTTAGTTCACGTTTCTTTTCTGGGGACGGGGATTTTGTTTTTTGAATAATGGCACTTTAGTATTGACCCAAGCATTTCTGAACCAGAGGACCCACAATGCACAAGGGTAATGCTTCAGTGCAGAAGAATTTACATTGAATATGCCAATAAAAGTCTGCTGGTTACAATTATTATACTGCTCTTTTGGAATGGCAGTGCCTATGGCCTGTGAAAACATCCTGTGCAGTACATCTGCTTGTCTGTTATCCACGGTATAGACAGACAGGCACATACAGAGAGACACAAGTATTTTAgaagtatttatatatatatatatgtatatatatgtatgtatgtatgtacatatacatataatatctatatatatacacacacatatgtatatatagtaTTTATTAAGAATAGTCTCGTTTTCTGACACAGAagcagagagatctgcaaggAGTACTGCACTGACATCAGTGAGTACTGGAAACTGAATCCAGCAGTTCATTTCATTTGAGGAAATTGATCTCTGTTACCATTAGTCTTTGCAATTCTCTTAGTCTTGCAATTGGCATAGTCTTGCTATTTAGTCATCACCAAACCTGCACAAGTAAGGACAGAATCCCCCTCCTTGGCCCAGGGAATCGAGATCAAGTGAAGTTGCCATAATTACATTTTGTTAGAAAAAGGCTTGTGCCAAGCCACCACTCTTGAGTTCCATGGATTTAGTAAAGCTGCCCCATAAATCAGATTTTAGGGCTTGCAACACATCTTCAGTGAGCCAAATAAAAAACACTGTGGGGACGTAACCACCAGTGTTGCAGAAAGCGGGACAggagcagccaggtgagggctCTGGGAAGCTCTGAAGGAACACCTCATGGGCCACAGGCTGCAATGTTATCCCTGTTACCTCAGAAATGTTCTCACCTTTTAGGGCCTCTTCAAGCAGTGTCTGATGTAAAATCTCTTCGTACACGTTCTCTACTTGGATCACACTTGTGTAATCAGCAAAAATGTACTGCTCAtatctctgcagctcctgtgcagatAGGGAAGAAAGGAACAGATGGAGAAAACTGAGGGATTCTGAGTCCTACTGCAGCCAAACAGCTCAGAGATGCCATGGAGCAGGTCTTGCCACAccccgtgacagctcctggGGTGCACTGTTTGAACTATGACTCCATGAGCTACGTGTGTCCACAATCAATTATGTACTTACCACACAGTGTTCCTGCAGTACAACCACAGGTaaaagcactgcagagcactgcCTGCTGAAACAAACAGCTGCTGAGGAAATGCCTCACAACTTGTTTGTCCAAGGAGGCAAATCCATGGTGCATGGGAGATGcggggtttggttttgtttttctaatagGTGTGTAACACTTTGAGCTCCCTGATTTATACCCATCTGTCTAAGTGAATCACTATCATCAAGCAGCTGCTTGGTGGTCtataaaaaagtaaattaagTAACCTCTGCCCATTTCTAGAAGAGGCACCTACATAAAGCACCTGGAGGTTTTCAAGTAAAAGGTCAGGACTTGGCAAGGCCTGTCAGCTGTGCCACACTTTGGCTTCTAGAGCTGGCTGCTCATTTCTGCAGAGGCACAAATACAAAAGGCTGGTGGGAAACTAAACAGGAGGGGCTTGTGGAGGTTTGCTCCACCACTGCTTCCCTTGTAACAGAGACATGAGGTGTCTGCACGCATATAGCGGGTTATAAAATGCTTGTCCCTGTGCTCCACACCTACCCAACCCATGAAGTGGCACATCTAAGCACTCAGCAGGCAGGAAATCTGCACAGTCCTCTAGGAGAAAACAGCCTGACAGTTTTAAGGAATTACTGCCAAGGTGCTGTTCCTCCCCTGCCTTCCCTTATtggtttttgaggtttttagtCCCAGACACCTACTGGTTTGCATGTTGAAGCCAGTGTCTTCTGCATTGTGGGCAAGGTAATCTGCACCAGTGCCTCCTGGAATATCTTCTTGCGGATGGTGCTGCTGTCGTAGTCATATTGCTGCCAAAACACACCAGAGAGAAACAAGCCCACATGTGCCTGGGTTATTC
The genomic region above belongs to Zonotrichia albicollis isolate bZonAlb1 chromosome 8, bZonAlb1.hap1, whole genome shotgun sequence and contains:
- the NIBAN1 gene encoding protein Niban 1; the protein is MGASASAPLDDSKCAYIRGKTEATIKNFSPHYRRQYAVAFCRHVQEELEQHRHSQSRFLKTRPAGEAGTVLYEAELLHFAEDLKKWKDRYVVIKNDYTVNCFETKEAYQKGASPKYHVLPAGGKVLTSEEDYNLLSDKHFPDPVGSSEEAAAAFVPLPKEFPVYLWQPFCRHSYYCFPEPGAQRRFSAVLGDCVRHSNHDFLKQTTYEVEAFLEAIQFFRQEKGHYGTWEMITGTEKEILSNLVMEELLPNLQTMILPKMKGKRNDRKRAWFGIVEETYGLVQQQVAEGLNTLKEECREFAKTLEGTIRSDMDQILNSKNFLAGKIKASVSEPAQKCCTENIQPFLASILEELMGPVSSGFTEVRTLFDKEVNEIIQDFQKTNDMTRLKEHVDQLMTLPFNSVKMEPCYLKVNLLQELLQDLKSRFKVYHIDFVIQRTQNFMQELMENAVYTFEQLFSPSHQADSAKVATTIEKVKLRVLKQYDYDSSTIRKKIFQEALVQITLPTMQKTLASTCKPELQRYEQYIFADYTSVIQVENVYEEILHQTLLEEALKVINEAAVLRKHNLFEDNLNVPCESVSSLTELRTPVGSAQGTPAKAPAAPRAEGSDTESHGDETLVVTGKIVWEKDAEEGKSPDKEAGASASAAGDQASRREAVAVTDIGDKQESPSAGHTKQGAAEGKSALENVSECVVSTEGELKAQQKAMEEKVASGTDTAVKNSEASPKKELKVPEGAVEEEVTSGSQTVTAGVSASSTEKARTAQEKVSEIKLTFPPESVADTEILASAEKKSNIENETMGKLSQSENAVGTGFEGDGKKESGESTETKIVSQDEKTGKAEYGDSPKKDSQSEEKSCKSPDDVNEIRSLLTLTVEIPADTPAENIKEVCEGELLKLQEHHNGIYELSEVAVAEIQVSQKMKSEDAAECVEFKEERPSSASLGTDGTRVESVPRGAQAPWLVESWAPPQEAKAEAESKPGVRYAGAGGERLQPEEQAGIAMYGEEGTGNSPAVPEDGGTQSPFPSPAADAATRDVPILDRANPGLLEPVCLEPQQRREQPRAERPADTEPGRPQGEPGDQSSSHAGVQSTAGKAILPEEHREDGPAQQNSEE